The following proteins are co-located in the Micromonospora coriariae genome:
- a CDS encoding tyrosine recombinase XerC: protein MSGPARGTRATHQALPPELRDAVDDFADHLSRVRNRSAHTVRAYVTDLVSLLDHAVRMGCVELAELDLSVLRSWLARQRTTGAARTSLARRAASARAFSAWAHRAGLLPADVGAALASPRAHRELPTVLRADQAAALVEAPTRLPPASTPKERATAEPPDAAEPGPAEGAAVEAVRLRDRVLLELLYATGVRISEACGLDVGDVDHGRRVIRVFGKGGRERSVPYGVPAQRALDDWLRRGRPALVGVRSGDALLLGARGGRLNPTTARQIVGGYAEATGLPRTSPHGLRHSAATHLLEGGADLRAVQELLGHSSLASTQIYTHVSVERLRAAYRQAHPRA from the coding sequence ATGAGCGGGCCTGCCCGGGGCACCCGGGCCACCCACCAGGCGCTGCCGCCAGAGCTGCGCGACGCGGTGGACGACTTCGCCGACCACCTGTCCCGAGTCCGCAACCGGTCGGCGCACACCGTCCGCGCGTACGTCACCGACCTGGTCTCGCTGCTCGACCATGCCGTTCGGATGGGCTGTGTCGAGCTGGCCGAGCTGGACCTGTCGGTGCTACGCAGCTGGCTGGCCCGGCAGCGGACGACCGGCGCCGCCCGCACGTCCCTGGCGCGGCGGGCCGCGTCGGCGCGAGCGTTCAGCGCCTGGGCACACCGCGCCGGGCTGCTCCCCGCCGACGTGGGTGCCGCACTGGCCAGCCCTCGCGCCCATCGGGAACTGCCCACCGTCCTGCGCGCCGACCAGGCCGCCGCCCTGGTCGAGGCACCAACCCGGCTGCCCCCCGCTTCCACACCGAAGGAGCGGGCAACGGCTGAGCCGCCGGACGCGGCCGAGCCCGGCCCGGCGGAAGGGGCGGCGGTCGAGGCGGTACGACTGCGCGACCGGGTGCTGCTGGAACTGCTCTACGCCACCGGCGTGCGGATCAGCGAGGCCTGCGGGTTGGACGTCGGGGACGTCGACCACGGCCGCCGGGTGATCCGGGTGTTCGGCAAGGGCGGTCGGGAGCGCTCGGTGCCGTACGGGGTGCCCGCGCAGCGCGCACTCGACGACTGGCTGCGGCGGGGCCGCCCGGCGCTGGTTGGCGTCCGCTCGGGCGACGCGCTGCTGCTCGGTGCCCGGGGCGGCCGACTCAACCCGACCACCGCGCGCCAGATCGTCGGCGGGTACGCCGAGGCCACCGGCCTCCCCCGCACCAGCCCGCACGGGTTGCGCCACTCCGCCGCCACCCACCTCTTGGAGGGCGGCGCCGACCTGCGCGCGGTGCAGGAACTGCTGGGCCACTCGTCGCTGGCCAGCACGCAGATCTACACGCACGTCTCGGTGGAGCGGCTGCGCGCCGCCTACCGCCAGGCCCACCCGCGCGCCTGA
- the dprA gene encoding DNA-processing protein DprA, whose protein sequence is MDDRGSGRPGPAGPRGRPGGDPTADGRGDVSADEEGRLARVALTWLAEPGTRAVHRLVQRLGPVAALDLLLDGGSPDGWLHTTVAARTAAADARAVAAEALDRAERLGARLVTPDDDEWPARVAGLATLQLPDVTRRVDVETAPPLCFWVRGSWPLGEALDRSVAVVGARAATGYGQHVATELGYGLAERDWTVVSGGAFGIDAAAHRGALNAGGLTVAVLACGLDRPYPMGNTALFDRIADTGLLVSEWPPGAEPLRPRFLIRNRVIAGGTLGTVVVEASARSGATQTARRAIYTGRAAMVVPGPVTSAMSVGAHELLREFPKARLVTGVAHVLEEVGRIGADLAPPARGPQRPADELDDDARSLLEALPRRGAQGVDALAARAGVEVRTALRKLSLLEELSLVVRRDDGYVLAPPARPKRATTANPTPT, encoded by the coding sequence ATGGACGATCGCGGATCTGGACGGCCGGGACCGGCCGGACCGCGAGGACGTCCGGGAGGCGATCCAACTGCGGACGGGAGAGGCGACGTGAGCGCTGACGAGGAAGGCCGGCTGGCCCGGGTCGCGCTGACCTGGCTGGCCGAGCCGGGCACCCGTGCGGTGCATCGGCTGGTCCAGCGGCTCGGCCCGGTGGCGGCGCTGGATCTGCTGCTCGACGGCGGGAGCCCGGACGGCTGGCTGCACACCACGGTCGCCGCCCGGACGGCCGCCGCCGACGCCCGGGCGGTGGCAGCCGAGGCACTGGACCGGGCGGAGCGCCTCGGCGCCCGGCTGGTCACGCCCGACGACGACGAGTGGCCGGCGCGGGTGGCCGGCCTGGCCACCCTCCAGCTGCCAGACGTCACCCGGCGGGTGGACGTCGAGACCGCGCCGCCGCTCTGCTTCTGGGTCCGTGGGAGCTGGCCGCTGGGCGAGGCGCTGGACCGCTCGGTGGCCGTGGTCGGGGCGCGGGCGGCCACCGGGTACGGCCAGCACGTCGCCACGGAGTTGGGGTACGGGCTGGCCGAGCGGGACTGGACGGTGGTCTCCGGCGGCGCGTTCGGCATCGACGCGGCGGCCCACCGCGGCGCCCTCAACGCCGGCGGGCTGACCGTCGCGGTGCTGGCCTGCGGACTGGACCGGCCATACCCGATGGGCAACACCGCGCTCTTCGACCGGATCGCCGACACCGGGCTGCTGGTCAGCGAGTGGCCGCCCGGCGCCGAGCCGCTGCGACCCCGGTTCCTGATCCGCAACCGGGTCATCGCCGGCGGCACCCTCGGCACCGTCGTGGTGGAGGCGTCCGCCCGCAGCGGTGCGACGCAGACCGCTCGGCGGGCCATCTACACCGGCCGGGCGGCCATGGTGGTGCCCGGACCGGTGACCTCGGCGATGTCCGTCGGCGCGCACGAACTGCTCCGCGAGTTCCCGAAGGCTCGCCTCGTCACCGGGGTGGCGCACGTACTCGAGGAGGTGGGCCGGATCGGCGCGGACCTGGCGCCGCCGGCCCGGGGCCCGCAGCGACCGGCCGACGAGCTGGACGACGACGCTCGGTCGCTGTTGGAGGCGCTACCTCGTCGGGGCGCGCAGGGCGTGGACGCGCTGGCCGCCCGGGCCGGCGTCGAGGTGCGCACCGCGCTGCGCAAACTGTCCCTCCTGGAGGAGTTGTCCCTGGTGGTCCGGCGCGACGACGGCTACGTTCTCGCCCCGCCGGCCCGACCGAAGCGCGCGACGACCGCCAACCCGACACCGACCTGA
- a CDS encoding YraN family protein yields the protein MTKRNQAVGAYGERCATRHLIGAGLRPVARNWRCPDGEIDIIAWDGPVLAFCEVKTRRGDTFGTPAEAVVPAKARRLRGLAARWLAETGTTAEEVRFDVLSVRLPDAGPARVDHLKGAF from the coding sequence ATGACGAAGCGGAACCAGGCGGTCGGCGCGTACGGCGAGCGCTGTGCGACGCGGCACCTGATCGGGGCGGGGCTGCGCCCGGTCGCCCGAAACTGGCGCTGCCCGGACGGAGAGATCGACATCATCGCCTGGGACGGGCCCGTGCTCGCGTTCTGCGAGGTGAAGACCCGCCGGGGCGACACCTTCGGCACCCCGGCCGAGGCCGTGGTTCCCGCCAAGGCGCGGCGACTGCGCGGGCTCGCGGCGCGCTGGCTGGCCGAGACCGGGACGACCGCCGAGGAGGTGCGGTTCGACGTGCTGTCGGTGCGGCTGCCCGACGCCGGTCCCGCCCGGGTCGATCACCTCAAGGGTGCGTTCTGA
- a CDS encoding YifB family Mg chelatase-like AAA ATPase, translating into MSYAKVLSVGLVGVTGHLVEVEADLAAGLPAVVISGLPDTALHEARDRVRAAVVNSGQRWPNRRITLNLLPATLPKFGSAFDLAIAAALLGGSGELPLLPLEGVVVLGELGLDGTVRPVRGVLPMVAAAAREGVGRVIVPAGNAAEAAVIPGIRVRAVDTLHRLVAFVRDGSPLIEPPAETPAPVTDGPDLSEVAGQRLGKRALEVAAAGGHHVALLGPPGAGKTMLAERLPSILPELDDEAALEVTALHSIAGLLPPGGRLLRRPPLQAPHHTATVPSLVGGGSGLARPGAVSLAHRGVLFLDEAPEFSKGALEALRQPLEHGRVKLARSGGGTEYPARTQLVLAANPCPCAKPAGDAHCECTPLVRRRYLGRLSGPLLDRIDVQVRLMPVRAAELMAAETDAESSATVAARVVAARQTAAARWARLGRRLNAEVGGPHLRRPPWRLPARDTAELRGRLDSGSLSARGFDRVIRMAWTIADLDGRDRPDREDVREAIQLRTGEAT; encoded by the coding sequence ATGAGTTACGCGAAGGTGCTCTCCGTAGGGCTGGTCGGCGTCACCGGTCACCTGGTCGAGGTGGAGGCCGATCTCGCCGCCGGCCTGCCGGCCGTGGTGATCTCCGGGCTGCCGGACACCGCCCTGCACGAGGCCCGCGACCGGGTACGGGCCGCCGTGGTCAACTCCGGCCAACGGTGGCCCAACCGGCGGATCACCCTGAACCTGCTGCCGGCGACGCTGCCGAAGTTCGGCTCCGCGTTCGACCTGGCCATCGCCGCCGCCCTGCTGGGCGGCTCGGGTGAGCTGCCGCTGCTCCCCCTGGAGGGGGTGGTCGTCCTCGGCGAACTGGGGCTGGACGGGACCGTCCGTCCGGTACGCGGGGTTCTGCCGATGGTCGCCGCCGCCGCCCGGGAGGGCGTCGGTCGGGTGATCGTCCCGGCCGGCAACGCCGCCGAGGCCGCCGTCATCCCGGGGATACGGGTTCGGGCGGTGGACACGCTGCACCGGCTTGTCGCCTTCGTCCGGGACGGCAGCCCGCTTATCGAACCACCGGCCGAAACCCCGGCACCGGTCACCGACGGCCCGGACCTGTCCGAGGTGGCCGGGCAGCGGTTGGGCAAACGCGCGCTGGAGGTGGCCGCCGCCGGCGGGCACCACGTGGCGCTGCTCGGCCCACCGGGCGCCGGCAAGACGATGCTCGCCGAGCGGCTGCCGTCGATCCTGCCCGAGCTGGACGACGAGGCGGCCCTCGAGGTGACCGCGCTGCACTCGATCGCCGGGCTGCTGCCACCCGGCGGCCGGTTGCTGCGCCGCCCGCCGCTCCAGGCGCCACACCACACGGCGACCGTGCCGTCGCTGGTCGGCGGCGGTTCAGGGCTGGCCCGGCCCGGCGCGGTGTCGCTGGCCCACCGCGGGGTCCTCTTCCTGGACGAGGCGCCGGAGTTCAGCAAGGGCGCACTGGAGGCGCTGCGCCAGCCGCTGGAGCACGGCCGCGTCAAGCTGGCCCGCAGCGGCGGCGGCACCGAATATCCGGCCCGAACCCAACTGGTGCTGGCGGCCAACCCATGCCCGTGCGCCAAGCCCGCCGGGGACGCGCACTGCGAGTGCACCCCGCTCGTCCGCCGCCGATACCTGGGCCGGCTCTCCGGGCCACTGCTCGACCGGATCGACGTTCAGGTGCGGCTGATGCCGGTGCGGGCGGCCGAGCTGATGGCGGCGGAGACCGATGCGGAGTCCTCCGCCACGGTCGCCGCGCGGGTGGTGGCGGCCCGTCAGACGGCGGCCGCCCGCTGGGCGCGTCTCGGCCGGCGGCTCAACGCGGAGGTGGGCGGCCCGCACCTGCGCCGGCCGCCGTGGCGGCTGCCCGCCCGCGACACTGCCGAGCTGCGTGGACGGCTCGACTCCGGCTCCCTGTCGGCGCGCGGCTTCGACCGGGTGATCCGGATGGCATGGACGATCGCGGATCTGGACGGCCGGGACCGGCCGGACCGCGAGGACGTCCGGGAGGCGATCCAACTGCGGACGGGAGAGGCGACGTGA